Part of the Zea mays cultivar B73 chromosome 4, Zm-B73-REFERENCE-NAM-5.0, whole genome shotgun sequence genome is shown below.
GAGCATCTGCCCCTTCCCGCATACTCTCTCTCCTTCGTCTACCCCTCCCTATGCCTTCCCCCGGCCAGTCCGCCATGGCGCGGTGGCCCGGCGCGGCTCGCCTGGTGCAGCCGGTGCGGCAGCCTTCGCGGCTTGCCCACGGCAGCCCCGGCATGGCCTCTGCGCTACCCCGGGAGCCCGCCTCACGCACGGCTTGCCCCGCTGCGCCCTAGCAGCCAACCTCCCGCCGCCGTCTGTCGCGCCTCACCTTGTTGCGCAGTGGTCCGCTGCGTCGTCACCGTTCACCACCCGCCGCGAGCTCGCCCCGTGGTCACCCACGGCCTCGCTGGAGCCCGTTGCGCCGTCCATGTCCGCACCTAGGTGAGCATCCTCTACGAGTTAGTAACATCGTTTCGCCATGTCTCACGTTTTTGTTTAACTAACGTTAATTAATTAGACTTTtcaattaaactaatttatagttaTTCACTTGCGCTTTATAAATGCCCGTCGACGTGATTAATATTTAGTTTAATATAAATGCGACGTTTAGTTTATCTCGTGTATTGCGCGCGTGTTTTGCACGTGTTTACGTGCTGATCCGCGTGTCGTTCACGCTCATCATTTACGCTGTTTCACGCAGTCACATGCATTATTTAATCCGTTTCGACCCATTTGTGTTACGTTAGCTTCATTATAACTTCATCTACGCGTTAAAATATTATTCACCATGTGGTATGCTTTAGGTAATTAAGTAAGCATTTGTTTAATCAATGATAATTAATTTAGCTTGCTAGGTAAACCTAGTCATAGTTTTAAACTATTGCTTTTACATATCTAATATGAGTACGGTATATGTTAGTGATTCTCGCGTGGCGTGCACGCTGTTCGCATGCTTCATCGCCATCTGATTCGCGTGTGTTGTTTCACGTGCTATTTCACGTACGTCGTCACGCGTGTCTGCGTGTGTCGCGCGTTCAGATCGCGCGCGTCGCCGCACATTGTTCGTGCACCGTTCGAGCGCGTCGCGCACACCTTTTTCTCAAGTCGTGCGTTGTTTGCGCGTCGCCTTTGTTCGCTCACGCGTTTGGTGCGTGTGTTGTCGCGCACGTTGTTCCCATGTGTGGCGCTCGTGGTCGTCGTGTCACATGTTTTAGTTGAATAATTAATTATTGGTTTGTTCGAGGGTTAATAAAATAACAATTCGATTAGAACGAGTCTATAGTTTCAATTTGTGCTTTTGTAAATATAAATGTACTTAGCTTGATTAATACCAGCATAAATACCTTTATTTAATTATTATTTGCTTGTTTTTCGCGCGTAGTCGCATTGACACGTGTGTGTTGCGCGCTGTCGTGCGTGTTGTTTCACGTGTGTCACACGTGTCGTTCGCACGCGTTATCTCATGTCATGTGTGTACGTCGCGTGTGTCTGTGCGTCGTCACACATCGTTTGTGCGCTGTCGCGCTGTCTGCACGTTATCACGTGCATGTTCGTGTGCCATTCACGTGATGTTTGCGTATCGTCGACGTTTTCTTCGCGCGTTTGTGCCACACGTCTGGTTTGTGTGTCGTGCAACGTCTGCGTGTGATAATAAATTAGTTTCCTCTATAACTCATGTTAGTAACGTTAACTCGTCGGGTcgcatattttagataattaacttaaggcttgctccactaatatttattagattaatattctaactAGATTAAAATGTGTAGTTTTTCACTTggggcttttataataaatattaacatggtaaatattaacttaactactttctatttatttaacatttatttagtataaacgtgtcaccCATTTAGTTTTCCTCATCTGTCacgcgtgctgttccgcacgtgaTGATGTGCCGGTTCGCGCATCGTTCGCGCTGATCGTGCgcactgtttcgtgtgtcgtcagcgtgctatgtcgcgcgtgtctgcgcgtcgtttgcacgctaTCGTGTTGTTTCGCTTGTCataaattcgtctcgcttagaatatcttgtgttaattaaattacttatttatttgacagcTGTTAGTATAGCAGATTAATCAAACTAAATATTAGATATAATTTATAATTGATAAGGTCGAATTAATTGTTAgtgttaatacttgtttagcgtaaatGCGATATCTTCCTAACCGACACTTCGAGTTCGacatttctttttcctcgcgtgaccgtagtaacgctctctattttgttttgcatgttttattatgtttttatttgaatgatgtaatgttcttatgcatatatatgtttgctcgtttgtgcctgtttgtattcgttttgcgtcgcgaatagattgtgatctgtttccgagcttcgagggatcgaagatcaagcgttgacgaccaagtgatctagctcttcgagttctacaaagttgaagaccctgagcatctgtttggtgaaggcaagtgtcttctgacctattatgtcctacataatttataattcattgtcccacattacattattgaaacttaatgattgactagtctgtatttaccttacccttgtttacctttttgggttaatcatggtaagcttatgctattgctttaacttaatcaatcaacatgatgtgattatttatgatacgatgatgttattccAATGAGGTTCTTGTaattactttaggggactcaggccatttttcctgagtacctctccgtaaggacctgttcggggagtgacaacccgggaaaacagcgcagccatgagggtggaatgagacgcccttagttgattaattagaggaaccagaggagtagttggcttcgccgtagggccgtcaatggggtccgagcatagtacttgctctaccgaggctggttgcagaggttattgatttggttttgttagtcaccctttgtttggggagatgtactgtgtttatcaaactggagaaacctaacaggcggctatgacctctgggaaatctttgtaaaggctacgtagtgagaccttgctaggtcaccttggtagtgatcaatggagagtcatgatctccgggcagaacgggaatcacgacttgtgggtaaagtgtgcgacctttgcagaaggaatgaaactgatatatcagccgtgctcacggttatgagcggccttgggatccttttttattagagatacagatggttcgagatacaatggttctatttattattctggttcgatgatgataatgatgtttcctcgatggggaaatggttcatgggttggttatatgataaaacttggctcccactaataataaatatttgaccaactaaaagtaactgctttgaccttaactccacataaataaagctagtccaccttagccaaacaggacatttgctaagtacgttgatgtgtactcacccttgctttcacaaaacaccaggttgcctttggtgcaatctatgctcaggtaaagaagaaggcatcgaggcggatctccaagagttccaggacttcgacgagttgtggtttaggctagcgacctcccccagtcaactgtctgtggtgggttaatttacgttggctacgtttctatcctgtgtactttgattatgttatgtaaatgactctagtctttcatattattacttacactctattgttattcgaagcattgtgctatgatgagtcatttatgtaatcgtcgtgtacgtgaatttctgatcctgacacgtacatggttcgcattcggtttaccttccaaaaccgtgtGTGACAATTACCAATTGATAGTTTCCTAGAGGGGGTAAATAGGCAACACCTAGAAGTTCAACACTTAAAACAAACTTGATCCCAAACTAGAGGTTAGATCAATATAATCAACGCGGAGCAGAAGAAAGAGGGAAGTTCTCTTGGACTTGTTACTCTTATGAATATAGAATTGACTTAGAGAGCTAACTCAAATTATTTAAATCAAAGTCCAAGagagagaacttagagagagaaGTAAGAACAAATCACAATTGTTGGTCACTCGTTCTCGGATGCTATAGatgaagaacaaggcaacacaattgttaatggttaacgaccttcgtccttcgaagcattatctcctctcggatataatgatctttagacgaaggtcatgaagaacatactTTCATCATTTTAGCATATGAATGTAGGTGATGAAGCAATGAGATACATTGAGATAAAAATAATAAACATACACATATATCAATACATTATTTGACATTTATACTCAATGAATATGAATGAACATCAATAGTATTCatgttacattaataccttcgacTTGCCAGAAGGTAAGGATGCGAGAATGAcgtgagagtgattacaatccatcgtgaacagtacagtgttactgttcaatttataggcacgggacgcagtccggacaaaattacattcatgtccctgatatttactcttaatcataatgcgagttatcaaggactaagtagtcttttctccttAGGTCGGTTTCGTCCTTGATCTTCGTCATCATATTAAGTCGAAGTTCCTTCAGCCATAGCTTCGGCGTCCAATTCATATCACcttcgggttgtatcttcatATCGTGCATGCCTTTACTATGAGAAAAAATCTTCGTCCCAAAgtcgaagcctcctgtaacagtctatgtcatactgaaaatatatgattagtcacgttttttaggaccttcggaagaggaaggccccaacaACAATAGAAAGTAAAGAACAAAAGAAGACTTGTGATTTATTTTaaagaggttcggttctaaagaacataCGTCCCCGTTGAGGCGTCCTAAAGGACATCTCTCAACCTTCTCAAGTGATCCCAACAATCAAACTTGAGCCCTCTGATTCACTAAAAAGAGAGATAGAGTCTCCACAAAGCACTCCAACCTTTATAAAGAAGTGTCACCAACACAAGAGCAAGAACACGACAACAACACCAAAGATGCAAAATCCCTTAAGCACACTCTCTCTAGAATGACAATCTCAACTCAGCTAGAGTGCTTGGATCTCTCGAAGTGGTGAACGTGTTACACAAGTGTTTTAGAATGATGTACAACTCTAGTGGTGATTGGTGTATCGAATGGACCATTTAGGGCTAATTTAGAAACTCCATTTTTCTAAGAGATTTATATTTTCCCaagagaaaataaactaatttcttttAGGAAAACAGAATTCCCTCAAAAAATGGGGTTCCCAAACCAGCCCTTATGGCCTTATGGGCTACTTTGATAACCTCAAATTTCCTTTGGGATTGAAGAGGATTGAgatagaaatgaactagtttcctCTCTAATCCACTTGAATCCCAAAGGGGATTTAAGCTTCCAAACTAGCCatagagggtatttatagccccaacccccTCAATTAGCCGTTGCTTTAAATCTGCAAAAAAATGTTCTCAAACTATGCTGCGCGATGAAGGGCGACGTCCAGCAAGAATAACTGAATAGCAAACACAATACTCCCGCAAGCGAGACCAAGACATACGATAGGTGTATTTCATAGCACAAGAATTTATCAACTCTCATCAGCTGTTAAGTTACAAGGTTGCTGATAACATCGAGGCATTGCAAACCAAAAAAACGTGAAATGTACCCGTTGGTGAAATGCTTTTGCAGCTCAGCAGAGTAAAGAAAACAAAATAATCTCTAGGCATGGAACCTAGCCCCCAGTGGCAAAATTGTACATCACAAATTCATTATTTTGAATACTCCTTAACAGCTCATATTTAAATATAAAAAAGGGTAATGGTAGTCCTCAGTTGACAACATCCAGGACCAGCTTACGGGACTTCAAGACTGACCACCTCATGCGGCGGTAGTATGCAGCTTGAAGAAGCGCTAGTGATAGTAGAAAGATCCATTTCACTCCCATCTACCATGAAATTTGAGTTGTGATCAGGATAAGTATTATAGCAAATTGAAAAGCAACAGCGCAAACTGCAGTTAATTGATTAAGTCGCGAGGTTGTTACCAGCTTTCTCTCTTCCATCTCAGGCTCAGCTGCCCATGAAAGGAATGATACAACATCCTTACCCATCTGTGATGGAAGTATAAGTGGTCAAACTTTAGTCCTAGCCCCACAATTCAAAAGTACAGGGATAAACAACAACAGTAATAGTTTACCTGGGCTTCAGTTGCAGGAGTACCATCCTCATACTCAACAGCTCCATCATTGAGCATCTTGGGCATGGCTATGGCACCACCAGGGAAGTAGGGGTTGTAGTGCAGACCCTCACGAATCTAGGATACAGATCAACCAATGTTTTTTATCGTTACTTGTAAGATAGTAAAGGCAAAcacaaaaaaaaggaaaagagtatGAAAGATAATACATCCTTAATCAGAATCATGAGAAATATTTTAATCAATATCTATAGGGCACAGGTTGATTGGGTTCCAGAATCAAAGAATCATCCATGGTATACATAGTACATACAGATAAAACAGTAAGTGCTTTCAACATACAACATCATTAAAACAGAAAACACAGTGTGTGAATCAGGACTCAGTATGATGAAGTGATTTGAAATGAAATCATATGCTAGAAGTGATTGTATATTATCAAGCAAGAGGTACTCCTAACCATTTATAAACAACAATACTAGAGCGAAAACATCACGGAACTGTAAAACACACCAGATTGCAAGAATAAATACACAAGTAAAGTACCTGAACACCAGCAGGTGGATCACGGTATCCAGTAAGAAGAGCGAAAACATAGTTCTGACCATTGTGCCTTGCCTGGATGAATGCAATGCAAACAGTAAGCCATAATCAGTGAAAGGCCACATCAAAGCAATGCAACACCATTAACTGCAATTACCTTTGTGATAAGACTAAGGTCCGGCGGGTAGGCGCCACCATTAGCAAATCGGGCTGCTTGCTCATTTGCATAAGGCTGTGGAAAGCGATCGCTGAGTTTACCAGGGCGGGTGAACATTTCACCCTCATCATTAGGACCATCAACGACCTCAATCTCAGCAGCCATTGCCTTTGTTTCCTCCTCAGTATAGGCCACCCCAACCAAATCACGGTATGAAATCAAGGACATGGAGTGACAAGAAGCACAAACTTGTGTGTAAACTTGATGCCCTCGGCGAATTCTGTGCAATAATATTTTTATAAGATAAATTAGAGCAACATACAAGAAAACAAGGTACTAGCACTTCAACAAGAATTTATCCTAGAAACAAGACAACTAAAGAATGACTTCAGTTGTAATTCTTAAATCACTACAGCATGCCATTTAAGAATTATATACCCCAGTACACAATCAGGTTGTCAATCTCTGTCAACAATCCATATTTCATAAATAAGGCTTACATGAATTTGTAAACATCACGCCATATCATATGAAACAAAGCTTCATGAAAAGAAGAAGCTATGGTTGACTTACGATGCATGATCATAAGAGCTCATGATGCCAGCATGTGGCCACGGATAATCTGGGGCTGCCAAACCATGCTCAGCTTCATCAGCAGATGCTATTGTAGCAAAACTCAAAAGACCGGAGGCACCAACTCCAAGAAGCGCCAATGCTCTCAATCCAGCAGAGGACTCTTCATGATTTCCCCGAAATGAAGAAAGCAGCCATGGACCCTGAAGATCATGATGATGATGTTAGACACAACTGAGACACACAGAAAAATGGAACTTGTCTAACCAACCGGTAAATATGATCTTCTAGATAACTATTGATTTCCATAAATACTATCTTTTATTCAGAATGGAGGGTCACAGTAAAAATATGATTAGCAGTCAATGTCTAGTCAACAGAACTTAAAATGCACTCCctccgttcacaaatatatgacaccATTGATTTTTTTCCAAAACATTGACCACTCATCTTATTCAAAGAAAATCGTGAGTTACCATTTATTTtgttgtgatttgttttatcacttaaggttGTTTGACCGTGACTTGAAATTTTACATTTTCGAATAAGACGAGTGGTAAAGTTTTGAAAAAAAAATCAATGGCGTCATATATATGTGAAAGGAGGCACTACTATAATTTATGTTATTTGGTTCAAATCGATACAGTAGGAGAGGACAAAACTGGCAAGCATGAGCCACACAAGAAACACATACAGCAGTGTATATCATCACTCCATGTTGAGAATGTCGATTCTAACAGGCTAAGCATGTTCCCTACGACTTGTTTTTAAGGATGAACAATAGGTTCCAGTCAGATAGATTCCATATCGTGATGGTGTACCCAAGATGGATGTGGAAATAAAAAACACATAAGATTGAATATGGACGCATTTTAGAGCAACATGCAAATAAACAAAGAGTTCACCAAAACACTTACAGCGGACTGGTTGTGGAGAATTCTCTTCAGAAGCTGGTTAATGCCCCTTGCGGCAGCCATCAAGCACTCTGCAAATTGGACTTGGTTTACGTTCTAATCCAATTGGCAACAGTAGACTAATCTAGTGAATTCACGTGAAACAAAAACACACTAATACAGAACAAACTCATGAGTTTCTGTTGCTAATTTCATCAGTATAACAGCGACACCCGCAACGGAAATAGTAATTTAGGGATCATAAACAACGAGGAATGGTTCTGCAGAACAAACTAGCAATCTAGCAAGTCCCAACAAGCAACACAAACAGAAATCGACTGAAGTTGCGATGGACGGATCTCCAACCCAGTGAAATGCAGACGGACGACGACGACGCCTGCGGTGAAGCACGCCAGGTGAGGCTCCGGATGCCCACGCGACGCCCCAATCGATAGGATTCCCACAGATCTAGCCGCCCGATTCCCACGGTCCCAAGAAGCTAATGCCCGACCCAGGAGTCATCCGCAGCTACCGGAGACTAGAGCAGATCACCAGATCGGAGACCTCAGACGCCTGGGAGGGGGACAAACCAGCGTAAACCAATGGGAGTAGGGGTTCGTAGAAGTTACCTACGCGACGCGACGCGGGGCTTCGGCGAACGGCGGCGCGGGGAGGGAGGCGGAAGAGATGGACGAGGAGAAGAGGCTGCGGGGCTGTGAGATGGGCTTTGTG
Proteins encoded:
- the LOC100384742 gene encoding Cytochrome c1 2, heme protein, mitochondrial-like codes for the protein MAAARGINQLLKRILHNQSAGPWLLSSFRGNHEESSAGLRALALLGVGASGLLSFATIASADEAEHGLAAPDYPWPHAGIMSSYDHASIRRGHQVYTQVCASCHSMSLISYRDLVGVAYTEEETKAMAAEIEVVDGPNDEGEMFTRPGKLSDRFPQPYANEQAARFANGGAYPPDLSLITKARHNGQNYVFALLTGYRDPPAGVQIREGLHYNPYFPGGAIAMPKMLNDGAVEYEDGTPATEAQMGKDVVSFLSWAAEPEMEERKLMGVKWIFLLSLALLQAAYYRRMRWSVLKSRKLVLDVVN